From the Misgurnus anguillicaudatus chromosome 17, ASM2758022v2, whole genome shotgun sequence genome, one window contains:
- the map2 gene encoding microtubule-associated protein 2 isoform X2, with protein MADGRQPEDSSPQWSSPGAQGSSSPGGHGENGFSYRACQPGGAHAGSASSYTKENGFNGDFTSGHAVTAEQVSARIVQEVTAEAVAVLKGEQELHPDTTVRLPSVEDSANLPPSPPPSPAAEHFGPLEQDVGDEEEAGPLRRFQNSRERCKFLAPSISVSVPEDDPYHSDEEYYEHPLFSPEWTRSGSRPPGQAAAFRQIEEETIESLSAAEEEEEETSEAAATAAALEEQEEEEEEEEQWSGDEPEQEPPFELLERAEVIGEAQALPGLQAEVHTQAATAADEAPNGRTEEAEGYESPAEAVKMDAERPDSERTEPIGMDFTESAMHLDDLPSYQSIVRDTDMPESPLATTYPIEDFVVPPSDLDDAKEPFEAPLEKPDGQSCDVIQPLTEKYDSSNIHQDEPGHVQDKHVEITATEQPDKQEGDIKDKSGMSAYFETTTIKTDARSQGEGYYELSTTSEEQKDSLGNLPFPEISYSTLSQTHSLEVNPDLIKSTADTLKTTSPEERRDDCRLSPGKLALEQRSYSLNITIGTMEHGELQGHPRNFSPLATDIMSHTSGSLDESAEYLPATTPSVDKIPQFPPLILESASSVTASSFSPPQAAVSEVDTSPQPESPDSPAPAKCCYKNGTVMAPDLPEMLDLAGTRSRLTSDNTDLEIMRRKSVPMDMTSIVSDSLAHLLKGDHGQMAAKREMQLEDQGYCVFSEYSGPMPSPADVHSPMDTSPRIFNTMISEEKEPGFVASEKEFLLGEDLKTAEFVAPQAKAEKEIQRKEDSFERESAVAEKPTTETKQDETDAFKTETLHENVPEIEKEQLEKQVETFITPKVMVTVEEPKPDLDEDAKLAAESDAEIADYERQIRKLEMEDRPLSVEEERELQELREKVKNKPDLVHQEAYEEVDAEDVYQLTGAAKDRIARPLRPSPASSVESATDEEKLLETEKPKSPETLKTDPNRLSPVGSFEKYFREERPSEQEVKQKATAESPKKTVVVEQPQPAPAKKEEAHSEKEVVQKDTVKPLEDKAVEEQPQQSAPSKTEETPSEKEVIQKDTVKPLEDKAVEEQPQQSAPSKTEETPSEKEVIQKDTTKPLEDIAVEGQPQQSAPSKTEETPSTKEVIQKDTGKPLEDNAVEEQPQQPAPSKTEETPSEIEVIQKDTVKLLEDNAVEEQPQQSAPSKTEEAPSEKEVIQKDTVKPLEEKAFEEQPQPEPSETIDTPVETTVMKEVGEDIELAEEPEEVMPDTKPALTLVPDDMVTEKTEPADTPVEKEEINVVEKEKVEYEVLEGAKAADDTLESRAAIESIVMVEDDFITVVQTIDEGEVSGHSVRFSAPSEEEHPQLHQEEEEEESVEMAQEVEIEAASLEEVLDISEQVQPPVFPVKEIEVPESEAPTQSYDDYKDETTMDDSILDSSWVDTQADDDKSLATEMIEPLPKASPVKKAHGDQPIKQKTKGSRTKGRISTPERKPKPVRKEPVPIQKEEMKKKKAVIKKSEFTKKSDIQISSPSRKNVTKTTVRHPRPTQHHACAKRKPTVSADGRLPFSVARHSRDRASNSNSTTLTKIPTSKMRASALVPARPNSAFSSNKYSPMGEAGLYDPRPSSAGPQVSLNELVVKDGGSRSPKRSSLPRPASILTRRSYTAEQEESSTSLTSSGSTAPRRPTSFRTEVRAEHRTGRSASMSGSMSGTETVRSRSARSGNSTPRTPGSSAITPGTPPSYSCRTPGTPRTPGTPKSLSLLSQEKKVAIVRTPPKSPATTPKQLRVLNQPLPDLKNVKSKIGSTDNIKYQPKGGQIQILNQKLDFTHVQAKCGSKDNLKHSPLGGDVQIQTKKIDVSHVTSKCGSLDNIRHRPGGGHVRIENMKLVFREKAQAKVGSLDNAHHIPGGGHVQIESHKLSFRDTAKARVDHGAEIVIEALGVSGGTSPHRHSHMSSSGSLNMLESPQLATLAEDVTAALAKQGL; from the exons AGCAAGTGTCGGCGCGGATCGTGCAGGAGGTAACAGCCGAAGCGGTCGCGGTACTGAAGGGAGAGCAGGAGCTGCATCCAGACACTACCGTCAGGCTGCCTTCAG TGGAAGACTCTGCAAACCTGCCTCCCTCTCCTCCACCGTCCCCGGCAGCAGAGCATTTCGGACCACTGGAGCAAG ATGTAGGGGATGAGGAGGAAGCAGGTCCTCTACGCCGCTTCCAAAATTCTCGCGAGAGGTGCAAGTTCCTCGCCCCCTCCATCTCAGTGTCTGTGCCTGAGGATGACCCCTACCACTCTGATGAGGAATACTATGAACACCCTTTATTCAGCCCAGAGTGGACGCGCTCTGGCTCTCGCCCACCAGGGCAGGCCGCAGCGTTTAGACAGATCGAAG AGGAGACCATAGAGAGTCTCTCAGCTgcggaggaggaagaggaggagacTTCGGAAGCCGCAGCAACAGCAGCAGCTCTAGAGGaacaggaggaggaggaggaagaggaggagcaGTGGAGTGGGGATGAGCCTGAACAGGAACCCCCATTCGAGCTCCTAGAGCGCGCAGAGGTCATAGGCGAGGCCCAGGCTCTGCCCGGCCTGCAGGCTGAGGTTCACACACAGGCAGCTACTGCTGCCGACGAAGCCCCTAATGGGCGAACTGAGGAGGCAGAGGGTTATGAAAGCCCTGCTGAAG CTgtgaagatggatgcagagagGCCAGATAGCGAGAGGACAGAACCCATTGGTATGGACTTCACCGAATCTGCAATGCATCTAGATGATCTCCCATCTTACCAGAGTATTGTCAGAGACACAGATATGCCTGAAAGCCCCTTGGCCACAACATACCCGATTGAAGATTTTGTAGTGCCTCCAAGTGACCTGGATGATGCCAAAGAACCTTTTGAGGCTCCGCTTGAAAAGCCTGATGGACAAAGTTGTGATGTGATACAGCCTTTAACCGAAAAATATGACTCAAGCAATATACACCAGGACGAACCAGGACATGTACAAGACAAACACGTGGAAATTACTGCCACAGAACAACCTGATAAACAAGAAGGGGACATAAAGGACAAATCTGGGATGTCTGCTTATTTTGAGACTACTACAATTAAGACAGATGCCAGGTCTCAAGGTGAAGGATATTATGAGCTGAGTACCACATCAGAGGAACAAAAAGACTCTCTTGGTAACCTACCATTTCCTGAAATCAGCTATAGCACCCTATCTCAAACACACTCTTTGGAAGTCAATCCAGATCTTATAAAAAGTACTGCAGACACATTAAAGACCACTTCACCAGAAGAAAGAAGAGATGACTGTAGGCTGTCTCCTGGAAAGCTGGCTCTAGAGCAGAGAAGCTACTCTTTGAATATCACCATTGGCACAATGGAACATGGTGAACTGCAGGGACATCCCAGGAACTTTTCTCCATTAGCTACTGACATCATGTCTCATACTAGTGGAAGCCTTGATGAATCTGCTGAATATCTTCCTGCCACCACTCCCTCAGTGGATAAGATTCCTCAGTTTCCTCCTCTGATTCTGGAGTCAGCTTCCTCTGTTACAGCTTCATCGTTTTCACCTCCCCAAGCAGCAGTCAGTGAAGTAGATACTAGTCCACAGCCTGAGTCACCGGATTCTCCTGCCCCAGCGAAGTGCTGTTACAAGAATGGCACAGTCATGGCCCCAGATCTACCTGAAATGCTGGATCTGGCAGGTACCCGATCAAGGTTAACATCAGACAACACTGATCTGGAGATTATGAGGAGGAAGTCTGTCCCTATGGACATGACTTCTATTGTCAGTGATTCTTTAGCGCATTTGTTAAAAGGTGACCATGGTCAAATGGCTGCAAAAAGAGAAATGCAGCTAGAGGATCAAGGATACTGTGTCTTTAGTGAATACTCTGGTCCAATGCCATCCCCTGCTGATGTGCACAGTCCAATGGATACTTCTCCCCGAATCTTTAACACTATGATTTCAGAGGAAAAGGAACCTGGTTTTGTTGCAAGTGAAAAAGAGTTTCTGCTAGGCGAGGATTTGAAAACAGCAGAGTTTGTTGCCCCACAGGCAAAAGCAGAGAAAGAAATACAGAGGAAGGAAGATTCCTTTGAAAGAGAGAGTGCAGTTGCTGAAAAACCTACAACTGAGACTAAGCAAGATGAGACTGATGCCTTTAAGACTGAAACTTTGCACGAAAATGTACCTGAAATCGAGAAAGAACAGTTAGAAAAGCAAGTTGAAACTTTCATTACACCAAAAGTTATGGTTACTGTGGAGGAACCAAAGCCAGATCTTGATGAAGACGCTAAACTTGCAGCTGAATCAGATGCTGAAATTGCTGACTATGAGAGGCAAATACGCAAATTAGAAATGGAGGACCGGCCCTTAAGCGTAGAGGAGGAAAGAGAGCTCCAAGAGCTCAGGGAGAAGGTAAAGAATAAACCAGACCTTGTGCACCAGGAAGCTTATGAGGAAGTTGATGCAGAAGATGTCTACCAACTCACCGGTGCTGCTAAAGATAGGATTGCCAGGCCACTCAGGCCATCCCCAGCGTCTTCTGTAGAAAGTGCTACAGATGAGGAGAAATTACTTGAGACCGAGAAGCCTAAATCACCAGAGACTCTTAAAACAGATCCTAATAGATTATCTCCCGTTGGATCTTTTGAAAAATACTTTAGAGAGGAGAGACCTTCAGAGCAGGAGGTGAAGCAGAAAGCCACAGCGGAGTCCCCCAAGAAAACAGTTGTTGTGGAGCAACCCCAGCCAGCCCCAGCAAAAAAAGAAGAGGCACATTCTGAAAAAGAAGTAGTTCAGAAAGATACAGTAAAGCCCCTTGAAGATAAAGCTGTTGAAGAGCAACCTCAGCAATCAGCCCCATCAAAGACAGAAGAGACACCTTCTGAAAAAGAGGTAATTCAGAAAGATACAGTAAAGCCCCTTGAAGATAAAGCTGTTGAAGAGCAACCTCAGCAATCAGCCCCATCAAAGACAGAAGAGACACCTTCTGAAAAAGAGGTAATTCAGAAAGATACAACAAAGCCCCTTGAAGATATTGCTGTTGAAGGGCAACCTCAGCAGTCAGCCCCATCAAAGACAGAAGAGACACCTTCTACAAAAGAGGTAATTCAGAAAGATACAGGAAAGCCCCTTGAAGATAATGCTGTTGAAGAGCAACCTCAGCAACCAGCCCCATCAAAGACAGAAGAGACACCTTCTGAAATAGAGGTAATTCAGAAAGATACAGTAAAACTCCTTGAAGATAATGCTGTTGAAGAGCAACCTCAGCAATCAGCCCCATCAAAGACAGAAGAGGCACCTTCTGAAAAAGAGGTAATTCAAAAAGATACAGTAAAGCCCCTTGAAGAAAAAGCTTTTGAGGAGCAACCTCAGCCAGAACCTTCAGAGACCATAGACACTCCTGTAGAGACCACTGTGATGAAGGAAGTAGGGGAAGACATAGAGCTTGCAGAGGAACCTGAAGAGGTCATGCCAGACACAAAGCCAGCCCTAACATTAGTACCGGATGACATGGTGACAGAAAAAACTGAGCCAGCTGACACTCCAGTAGAAAAAGAGGAGATTAATGTTGTTGAGAAAGAAAAAGTAGAATATGAAGTTTTGGAAGGGGCCAAGGCAGCAGATGACACTCTTGAGTCTCGAGCTGCAATTGAGTCAATAGTGATGGTGgaagatgatttcatcactgtGGTCCAGACCATTGACGAGGGAGAAGTCTCCGGACACAGTGTACGCTTCTCAGCTCCCTCTGAAGAGGAACATCCACAACTCCatcaagaagaagaagaggaggagtCTGTGGAAATGGCACAGGAGGTAGAGATAGAGGCTGCCAGTCTAGAGGAAGTCTTGGATATCTCTGAGCAAGTTCAGCCCCCAGTATTCCCAGTGAAGGAGATAGAGGTACCAGAGAGTGAGGCTCCTACCCAAAGCTATGACGACTACAAAGACGAAACCACCATGGATGACTCCATTTTAGACAGCTCCTGGGTGGACACACAAG CAGACGATGATAAGAGCTTAGCTACAGAGATGATTGAGCCTCTACCAAAGGCGAGCCCGGTCAAGAAAGCGCATGGAGACCAACCGATCAAACAGAAAACTAAGGGCAGCAGGACCAAAGGTCGAATAAGCACCCCTGAACGTAAACCTAAACCTGTTCGCAAGGAGCCGGTACCCATCCAGAAAGAGGAGATGAAGAAGAAAAAAG CTGTGATTAAGAAGTCTGAgttcacaaaaaaatctgatattCAGATAAGCTCTCCTTCTCGGAAGAATGTTACAAAGACTACTGTAAGGCACCCAAGGCCTACCCAACATCATGCGTGTGCTAAACGGAAACCGACAG TTTCTGCAGATGGACGGCTGCCCTTCAGTGTGGCCAGGCACTCCAGAGATCGGGCATCT AACTCCAATTCCACAACACTAACAAAGATCCCCACCTCTAAAATGCGGGCATCGGCCTTGGTGCCAGCCCGACCAAACTCCGCCTTCTCCTCCAATAAATACAGCCCAATGGGGGAGGCAGGTCTTTATGATCCCCGCCCATCTTCAGCGGGTCCACAAGTATCACTAAACGAACTTGTAGTTAAG GATGGTGGGTCTCGGAGCCCGAAGAGATCATCCCTCCCACGGCCAGCATCCATACTTACACGCCGCTCATATACAGCTGAACAGGAGGAGAGTTCAACCTCTCTCACCAGCTCTGGGTCCACGGCACCACGCAGGCCTACAT CATTCCGTACGGAAGTCAGAGCTGAGCACAGGACAGGCAGGTCTGCTAGTATGTCAGGTAGTATGTCAG GCACAGAGACTGTTCGGTCTCGCTCGGCCCGCAGTGGCAACTCAACACCCCGCACGCCCGGCTCCTCGGCCATCACCCCTGGCACTCCTCCGAGTTACTCTTGCCGTACCCCTGGTACACCTCGCACTCCGGGCACCCCGAAATCCCTCAGCCTGTTGTCCCAGGAGAAGAAAGTGGCCATCGTCCGCACGCCTCCAAAATCCCCTGCAACTACACCCAAACAGCTGCGCGTCCTAAACCAGCCGCTGCCTGACCTCAAGAACGTCAAATCCAAGATCGGTTCCACTGACAACATCAAGTACCAGCCCAAGGGCGGCCAG attcaAATTTTAAACCAGAAGTTGGACTTCACTCATGTACAGGCAAAGTGTGGATCCAAGGATAATCTGAAGCATTCACCCCTAGGAGGCGAT GTGCAGATTCAGACTAAGAAGATTGACGTGAGTCATGTGACCTCTAAATGTGGCTCATTGGACAACATCCGCCACAGGCCAG GCGGTGGTCATGTGCGTATTGAGAACATGAAGCTGGTCTTCAGAGAAAAGGCCCAAGCGAAGGTGGGCTCACTCGACAATGCTCACCATATTCCTGGAGGAGGCCACGTACAG ATTGAAAGCCATAAGCTGTCGTTCCGGGACACGGCCAAAGCACGCGTGGATCACGGGGCGGAGATTGTGATCGAAGCGCTTGGTGTGTCGGGCGGCACCTCTCCCCACAGACACAGCCACATGTCCTCATCCGGGAGCCTCAATATGCTTGAGTCGCCACAGCTGGCTACACTGGCGGAGGATGTGACCGCCGCCCTGGCCAAACAGGGCTTGTGA
- the map2 gene encoding microtubule-associated protein 2 isoform X13 yields MADGRQPEDSSPQWSSPGAQGSSSPGGHGENGFSYRACQPGGAHAGSASSYTKENGFNGDFTSGHAVTAEQVSARIVQEVTAEAVAVLKGEQELHPDTTVRLPSVEDSANLPPSPPPSPAAEHFGPLEQDVGDEEEAGPLRRFQNSRERCKFLAPSISVSVPEDDPYHSDEEYYEHPLFSPEWTRSGSRPPGQAAAFRQIEAVKMDAERPDSERTEPIGMDFTESAMHLDDLPSYQSIVRDTDMPESPLATTYPIEDFVVPPSDLDDAKEPFEAPLEKPDGQSCDVIQPLTEKYDSSNIHQDEPGHVQDKHVEITATEQPDKQEGDIKDKSGMSAYFETTTIKTDARSQGEGYYELSTTSEEQKDSLGNLPFPEISYSTLSQTHSLEVNPDLIKSTADTLKTTSPEERRDDCRLSPGKLALEQRSYSLNITIGTMEHGELQGHPRNFSPLATDIMSHTSGSLDESAEYLPATTPSVDKIPQFPPLILESASSVTASSFSPPQAAVSEVDTSPQPESPDSPAPAKCCYKNGTVMAPDLPEMLDLAGTRSRLTSDNTDLEIMRRKSVPMDMTSIVSDSLAHLLKGDHGQMAAKREMQLEDQGYCVFSEYSGPMPSPADVHSPMDTSPRIFNTMISEEKEPGFVASEKEFLLGEDLKTAEFVAPQAKAEKEIQRKEDSFERESAVAEKPTTETKQDETDAFKTETLHENVPEIEKEQLEKQVETFITPKVMVTVEEPKPDLDEDAKLAAESDAEIADYERQIRKLEMEDRPLSVEEERELQELREKVKNKPDLVHQEAYEEVDAEDVYQLTGAAKDRIARPLRPSPASSVESATDEEKLLETEKPKSPETLKTDPNRLSPVGSFEKYFREERPSEQEVKQKATAESPKKTVVVEQPQPAPAKKEEAHSEKEVVQKDTVKPLEDKAVEEQPQQSAPSKTEETPSEKEVIQKDTVKPLEDKAVEEQPQQSAPSKTEETPSEKEVIQKDTTKPLEDIAVEGQPQQSAPSKTEETPSTKEVIQKDTGKPLEDNAVEEQPQQPAPSKTEETPSEIEVIQKDTVKLLEDNAVEEQPQQSAPSKTEEAPSEKEVIQKDTVKPLEEKAFEEQPQPEPSETIDTPVETTVMKEVGEDIELAEEPEEVMPDTKPALTLVPDDMVTEKTEPADTPVEKEEINVVEKEKVEYEVLEGAKAADDTLESRAAIESIVMVEDDFITVVQTIDEGEVSGHSVRFSAPSEEEHPQLHQEEEEEESVEMAQEVEIEAASLEEVLDISEQVQPPVFPVKEIEVPESEAPTQSYDDYKDETTMDDSILDSSWVDTQADDDKSLATEMIEPLPKASPVKKAHGDQPIKQKTKGSRTKGRISTPERKPKPVRKEPVPIQKEEMKKKKAVIKKSEFTKKSDIQISSPSRKNVTKTTVRHPRPTQHHACAKRKPTVSADGRLPFSVARHSRDRASNSNSTTLTKIPTSKMRASALVPARPNSAFSSNKYSPMGEAGLYDPRPSSAGPQVSLNELVVKDGGSRSPKRSSLPRPASILTRRSYTAEQEESSTSLTSSGSTAPRRPTSFRTEVRAEHRTGRSASMSGSMSGTETVRSRSARSGNSTPRTPGSSAITPGTPPSYSCRTPGTPRTPGTPKSLSLLSQEKKVAIVRTPPKSPATTPKQLRVLNQPLPDLKNVKSKIGSTDNIKYQPKGGQIQILNQKLDFTHVQAKCGSKDNLKHSPLGGDVQIQTKKIDVSHVTSKCGSLDNIRHRPGGGHVRIENMKLVFREKAQAKVGSLDNAHHIPGGGHVQIESHKLSFRDTAKARVDHGAEIVIEALGVSGGTSPHRHSHMSSSGSLNMLESPQLATLAEDVTAALAKQGL; encoded by the exons AGCAAGTGTCGGCGCGGATCGTGCAGGAGGTAACAGCCGAAGCGGTCGCGGTACTGAAGGGAGAGCAGGAGCTGCATCCAGACACTACCGTCAGGCTGCCTTCAG TGGAAGACTCTGCAAACCTGCCTCCCTCTCCTCCACCGTCCCCGGCAGCAGAGCATTTCGGACCACTGGAGCAAG ATGTAGGGGATGAGGAGGAAGCAGGTCCTCTACGCCGCTTCCAAAATTCTCGCGAGAGGTGCAAGTTCCTCGCCCCCTCCATCTCAGTGTCTGTGCCTGAGGATGACCCCTACCACTCTGATGAGGAATACTATGAACACCCTTTATTCAGCCCAGAGTGGACGCGCTCTGGCTCTCGCCCACCAGGGCAGGCCGCAGCGTTTAGACAGATCGAAG CTgtgaagatggatgcagagagGCCAGATAGCGAGAGGACAGAACCCATTGGTATGGACTTCACCGAATCTGCAATGCATCTAGATGATCTCCCATCTTACCAGAGTATTGTCAGAGACACAGATATGCCTGAAAGCCCCTTGGCCACAACATACCCGATTGAAGATTTTGTAGTGCCTCCAAGTGACCTGGATGATGCCAAAGAACCTTTTGAGGCTCCGCTTGAAAAGCCTGATGGACAAAGTTGTGATGTGATACAGCCTTTAACCGAAAAATATGACTCAAGCAATATACACCAGGACGAACCAGGACATGTACAAGACAAACACGTGGAAATTACTGCCACAGAACAACCTGATAAACAAGAAGGGGACATAAAGGACAAATCTGGGATGTCTGCTTATTTTGAGACTACTACAATTAAGACAGATGCCAGGTCTCAAGGTGAAGGATATTATGAGCTGAGTACCACATCAGAGGAACAAAAAGACTCTCTTGGTAACCTACCATTTCCTGAAATCAGCTATAGCACCCTATCTCAAACACACTCTTTGGAAGTCAATCCAGATCTTATAAAAAGTACTGCAGACACATTAAAGACCACTTCACCAGAAGAAAGAAGAGATGACTGTAGGCTGTCTCCTGGAAAGCTGGCTCTAGAGCAGAGAAGCTACTCTTTGAATATCACCATTGGCACAATGGAACATGGTGAACTGCAGGGACATCCCAGGAACTTTTCTCCATTAGCTACTGACATCATGTCTCATACTAGTGGAAGCCTTGATGAATCTGCTGAATATCTTCCTGCCACCACTCCCTCAGTGGATAAGATTCCTCAGTTTCCTCCTCTGATTCTGGAGTCAGCTTCCTCTGTTACAGCTTCATCGTTTTCACCTCCCCAAGCAGCAGTCAGTGAAGTAGATACTAGTCCACAGCCTGAGTCACCGGATTCTCCTGCCCCAGCGAAGTGCTGTTACAAGAATGGCACAGTCATGGCCCCAGATCTACCTGAAATGCTGGATCTGGCAGGTACCCGATCAAGGTTAACATCAGACAACACTGATCTGGAGATTATGAGGAGGAAGTCTGTCCCTATGGACATGACTTCTATTGTCAGTGATTCTTTAGCGCATTTGTTAAAAGGTGACCATGGTCAAATGGCTGCAAAAAGAGAAATGCAGCTAGAGGATCAAGGATACTGTGTCTTTAGTGAATACTCTGGTCCAATGCCATCCCCTGCTGATGTGCACAGTCCAATGGATACTTCTCCCCGAATCTTTAACACTATGATTTCAGAGGAAAAGGAACCTGGTTTTGTTGCAAGTGAAAAAGAGTTTCTGCTAGGCGAGGATTTGAAAACAGCAGAGTTTGTTGCCCCACAGGCAAAAGCAGAGAAAGAAATACAGAGGAAGGAAGATTCCTTTGAAAGAGAGAGTGCAGTTGCTGAAAAACCTACAACTGAGACTAAGCAAGATGAGACTGATGCCTTTAAGACTGAAACTTTGCACGAAAATGTACCTGAAATCGAGAAAGAACAGTTAGAAAAGCAAGTTGAAACTTTCATTACACCAAAAGTTATGGTTACTGTGGAGGAACCAAAGCCAGATCTTGATGAAGACGCTAAACTTGCAGCTGAATCAGATGCTGAAATTGCTGACTATGAGAGGCAAATACGCAAATTAGAAATGGAGGACCGGCCCTTAAGCGTAGAGGAGGAAAGAGAGCTCCAAGAGCTCAGGGAGAAGGTAAAGAATAAACCAGACCTTGTGCACCAGGAAGCTTATGAGGAAGTTGATGCAGAAGATGTCTACCAACTCACCGGTGCTGCTAAAGATAGGATTGCCAGGCCACTCAGGCCATCCCCAGCGTCTTCTGTAGAAAGTGCTACAGATGAGGAGAAATTACTTGAGACCGAGAAGCCTAAATCACCAGAGACTCTTAAAACAGATCCTAATAGATTATCTCCCGTTGGATCTTTTGAAAAATACTTTAGAGAGGAGAGACCTTCAGAGCAGGAGGTGAAGCAGAAAGCCACAGCGGAGTCCCCCAAGAAAACAGTTGTTGTGGAGCAACCCCAGCCAGCCCCAGCAAAAAAAGAAGAGGCACATTCTGAAAAAGAAGTAGTTCAGAAAGATACAGTAAAGCCCCTTGAAGATAAAGCTGTTGAAGAGCAACCTCAGCAATCAGCCCCATCAAAGACAGAAGAGACACCTTCTGAAAAAGAGGTAATTCAGAAAGATACAGTAAAGCCCCTTGAAGATAAAGCTGTTGAAGAGCAACCTCAGCAATCAGCCCCATCAAAGACAGAAGAGACACCTTCTGAAAAAGAGGTAATTCAGAAAGATACAACAAAGCCCCTTGAAGATATTGCTGTTGAAGGGCAACCTCAGCAGTCAGCCCCATCAAAGACAGAAGAGACACCTTCTACAAAAGAGGTAATTCAGAAAGATACAGGAAAGCCCCTTGAAGATAATGCTGTTGAAGAGCAACCTCAGCAACCAGCCCCATCAAAGACAGAAGAGACACCTTCTGAAATAGAGGTAATTCAGAAAGATACAGTAAAACTCCTTGAAGATAATGCTGTTGAAGAGCAACCTCAGCAATCAGCCCCATCAAAGACAGAAGAGGCACCTTCTGAAAAAGAGGTAATTCAAAAAGATACAGTAAAGCCCCTTGAAGAAAAAGCTTTTGAGGAGCAACCTCAGCCAGAACCTTCAGAGACCATAGACACTCCTGTAGAGACCACTGTGATGAAGGAAGTAGGGGAAGACATAGAGCTTGCAGAGGAACCTGAAGAGGTCATGCCAGACACAAAGCCAGCCCTAACATTAGTACCGGATGACATGGTGACAGAAAAAACTGAGCCAGCTGACACTCCAGTAGAAAAAGAGGAGATTAATGTTGTTGAGAAAGAAAAAGTAGAATATGAAGTTTTGGAAGGGGCCAAGGCAGCAGATGACACTCTTGAGTCTCGAGCTGCAATTGAGTCAATAGTGATGGTGgaagatgatttcatcactgtGGTCCAGACCATTGACGAGGGAGAAGTCTCCGGACACAGTGTACGCTTCTCAGCTCCCTCTGAAGAGGAACATCCACAACTCCatcaagaagaagaagaggaggagtCTGTGGAAATGGCACAGGAGGTAGAGATAGAGGCTGCCAGTCTAGAGGAAGTCTTGGATATCTCTGAGCAAGTTCAGCCCCCAGTATTCCCAGTGAAGGAGATAGAGGTACCAGAGAGTGAGGCTCCTACCCAAAGCTATGACGACTACAAAGACGAAACCACCATGGATGACTCCATTTTAGACAGCTCCTGGGTGGACACACAAG CAGACGATGATAAGAGCTTAGCTACAGAGATGATTGAGCCTCTACCAAAGGCGAGCCCGGTCAAGAAAGCGCATGGAGACCAACCGATCAAACAGAAAACTAAGGGCAGCAGGACCAAAGGTCGAATAAGCACCCCTGAACGTAAACCTAAACCTGTTCGCAAGGAGCCGGTACCCATCCAGAAAGAGGAGATGAAGAAGAAAAAAG CTGTGATTAAGAAGTCTGAgttcacaaaaaaatctgatattCAGATAAGCTCTCCTTCTCGGAAGAATGTTACAAAGACTACTGTAAGGCACCCAAGGCCTACCCAACATCATGCGTGTGCTAAACGGAAACCGACAG TTTCTGCAGATGGACGGCTGCCCTTCAGTGTGGCCAGGCACTCCAGAGATCGGGCATCT AACTCCAATTCCACAACACTAACAAAGATCCCCACCTCTAAAATGCGGGCATCGGCCTTGGTGCCAGCCCGACCAAACTCCGCCTTCTCCTCCAATAAATACAGCCCAATGGGGGAGGCAGGTCTTTATGATCCCCGCCCATCTTCAGCGGGTCCACAAGTATCACTAAACGAACTTGTAGTTAAG GATGGTGGGTCTCGGAGCCCGAAGAGATCATCCCTCCCACGGCCAGCATCCATACTTACACGCCGCTCATATACAGCTGAACAGGAGGAGAGTTCAACCTCTCTCACCAGCTCTGGGTCCACGGCACCACGCAGGCCTACAT CATTCCGTACGGAAGTCAGAGCTGAGCACAGGACAGGCAGGTCTGCTAGTATGTCAGGTAGTATGTCAG GCACAGAGACTGTTCGGTCTCGCTCGGCCCGCAGTGGCAACTCAACACCCCGCACGCCCGGCTCCTCGGCCATCACCCCTGGCACTCCTCCGAGTTACTCTTGCCGTACCCCTGGTACACCTCGCACTCCGGGCACCCCGAAATCCCTCAGCCTGTTGTCCCAGGAGAAGAAAGTGGCCATCGTCCGCACGCCTCCAAAATCCCCTGCAACTACACCCAAACAGCTGCGCGTCCTAAACCAGCCGCTGCCTGACCTCAAGAACGTCAAATCCAAGATCGGTTCCACTGACAACATCAAGTACCAGCCCAAGGGCGGCCAG attcaAATTTTAAACCAGAAGTTGGACTTCACTCATGTACAGGCAAAGTGTGGATCCAAGGATAATCTGAAGCATTCACCCCTAGGAGGCGAT GTGCAGATTCAGACTAAGAAGATTGACGTGAGTCATGTGACCTCTAAATGTGGCTCATTGGACAACATCCGCCACAGGCCAG GCGGTGGTCATGTGCGTATTGAGAACATGAAGCTGGTCTTCAGAGAAAAGGCCCAAGCGAAGGTGGGCTCACTCGACAATGCTCACCATATTCCTGGAGGAGGCCACGTACAG ATTGAAAGCCATAAGCTGTCGTTCCGGGACACGGCCAAAGCACGCGTGGATCACGGGGCGGAGATTGTGATCGAAGCGCTTGGTGTGTCGGGCGGCACCTCTCCCCACAGACACAGCCACATGTCCTCATCCGGGAGCCTCAATATGCTTGAGTCGCCACAGCTGGCTACACTGGCGGAGGATGTGACCGCCGCCCTGGCCAAACAGGGCTTGTGA